The genomic stretch GTTGAAATCGATTGGAAAAAGGAATCGACGTTTACGATTTCTCTCGCACTTCCCGATGGCATGACCGCCAAAGTGGACTTGCCCGCAACGGATGCATCGAAAGGCGTTTTCGTTGACGGAAAAGACGTGGATGCGACAAAGGTGGGTGATCGTTGGGTTCTCGACAAGCTCATGACCGGTTCCGTCAAAATCGAAGTCAAGTAAGACCAATGCGCTGATGCCTTTGCTGAAGCATTACAGCCAGCCAATCCCTCCCTTTGAAGCAATGACCATGTTCCAATCTACTCGACGACAGTTCTTTTCCACCGTTGTTGCTGCCGGGGTAACCACTTCACTGGCGGCGCGAACGCTGCGAGCGGCAAATGCGAATGAAGAAGTCAGCCTCGGATTCATCGGTTGTGGCGGTCGTGCTGAAAAGCTGTTGAGCCAGTTCGAGACTATTCCGGGCGTCAACATCGCCGCGCTCTGCGATGTCGATGCAAACCGTTTGGGATCGGTGAAGCAACGCTTCCCGGCGGCGAAGAGTTATCAAGACATGCGCCAACTGATTGCCGACAAAAGCATCGATGCGGTCGTGATTGCGACATGCAATCATTGGCATTGTCTGGCCGCGATTTGGGCGATGGAGGCCGGCAACCATGTTTATGTTGAAAAGCCCCTTTCCCATACCCAGTGGGAAGGACGGCAGGTCGTGGCCGCGGTGCGAAAGTACGATCGTATCTGTCAGGTCGGAACACAGCAGCGTAGCGACCCGATGCAAGCAGAAATCAAAAAGTTCTTGCACGACGATAAGACTCTCGGCGAAATTCAAACTGCGCGAGTGAATCACTATTTCATTCGGAGGCCGATCGGCAAACGTGACACGCCGCTTCCGATCGACAAGACCCTGGCGTACGACATGTGGTGCGGCCCCGCTCAGAAGTCACCACTGTTTCGTGATAACTTGCACTACGATTGGCACTGGGATTGGAATACCGGTTCCGGAGACATGGGCAACTGGGGCGTGCATGTTTTGGATGACGTTCGCAACAATCTTTTCCAAGATTCCGTCGCGTTACCGAAGCGAGTTTTGGCGGGCGGCGGACGCGTTGCTTTTGACGATGCGGGCCAAACTCCAAACCTACATTTCGCTTACTTTGACACCGGTTCGATTCCGGTGGTGATCGGGCTGACAAATCTGCCGGACCAACCCGGTGCAAAGAAGAGCCCAGAACATTTGGGGCCTGGCAGCGGCTACATTGCCTACTGTGAAGGCGGGCGACTTGAAGGTCAGCGGAAACGTGCGGTTGCCAAAGACGCCGATGGTAAGGTCATCAAAGAGTTCAAGGGTAATAGCGGTGACGTGCTGCATCAACAAAACTTCATCGACGCGGTGCGGAGCCACGACCGGTCAATTTTGAACGCGGAAGTATCGGTTGGGAACGACAGCACGGGTTGGTGCAATCTCGCCAACGTTGCCTTCCGCGCTAGCGGATCGTTCGACAAGGACACCGCCAATAGCATCGCAGTGGACGAGTGGCAGAATGTGCTTTCAGCGATGGGCGAACACCTGAAGTCTTACGGTCTGGGACTGGACAGTGACAGCATTCGGCTGAGCCCGATGCTGGAACTGGATCCAGCGACCGAACGTTTCGTCGGTGACCATGCCGATGTCGGCAATCCGTTCTTGAAACGAGAATACCGCAAAGGTTTTGAAGTTCCTGAATTGGTTTAACAGCCTGTTGAAAAAGGGGGGAAAGGGGTCTGACCCTCTCCGACGTTTCGAATTCACAATGTTTCTGCAACGTCTCCAAAGGGTCAGACCCCTTTTTCAACAGGCTGTAAATCCAGTGGAAGCGAATGGTCGCGACGGCCGCGGAAACGACCTGAGTGCGCTGAGCCGGATGGCGTCGTAAATTTTCAATCGGGTAAGTTCGAGTCGCAAATGAAACGTTCGAGAGTACTTTTGTTTCTGTGGTCGTGTGGATTCGTTTTTGCCACGGCGGCCTATGCCGTCGAACCACGGCGTCAGCCCGACATCGTTGTCTACCTCGCTGACGACCTGTCGGCGGCGGATGTTTCGTCGTATGGCGGAACAAACATCATGACGCCGGCGATTGATCAATTGGCTGAGGAGGGAATGTCGTTCGACCGTGCCTTTGTTGCCAGCCCTTCCTGTGCGGTCAGCCGCGCGGCGTTACTTACTGGATTGATGCCGGCCCGCAACGGTGCTGAAGAGAACCACAGCTATCCTCGCGAGGACGTTCCGCGTTTGCCGAAGGTGCTTGGTGAGCTTGGCTATGAAACGGCCGCCTTCGGGAAAGTTGCTCACCTGCGAAGCGCAGTCGACTATCACTTCGATACTTTCGATCTGAAGTCAGATATTTCCGATTTGCGAGGGACCGTAAGAAAGTTTCTCGAGAATCGCACCGATGATCGCCCTCTAGCGTTGTTCGTCGGTGTCTCGGATCCGCACGTACCTTGGCCCAGCGAATCAACGGTCGA from Rubripirellula tenax encodes the following:
- a CDS encoding Gfo/Idh/MocA family protein, with the translated sequence MFQSTRRQFFSTVVAAGVTTSLAARTLRAANANEEVSLGFIGCGGRAEKLLSQFETIPGVNIAALCDVDANRLGSVKQRFPAAKSYQDMRQLIADKSIDAVVIATCNHWHCLAAIWAMEAGNHVYVEKPLSHTQWEGRQVVAAVRKYDRICQVGTQQRSDPMQAEIKKFLHDDKTLGEIQTARVNHYFIRRPIGKRDTPLPIDKTLAYDMWCGPAQKSPLFRDNLHYDWHWDWNTGSGDMGNWGVHVLDDVRNNLFQDSVALPKRVLAGGGRVAFDDAGQTPNLHFAYFDTGSIPVVIGLTNLPDQPGAKKSPEHLGPGSGYIAYCEGGRLEGQRKRAVAKDADGKVIKEFKGNSGDVLHQQNFIDAVRSHDRSILNAEVSVGNDSTGWCNLANVAFRASGSFDKDTANSIAVDEWQNVLSAMGEHLKSYGLGLDSDSIRLSPMLELDPATERFVGDHADVGNPFLKREYRKGFEVPELV